The Bombus fervidus isolate BK054 chromosome 8, iyBomFerv1, whole genome shotgun sequence genome window below encodes:
- the Scrib gene encoding scribble planar cell polarity protein isoform X7 yields the protein MFRCIPIFKGCNRQVEYIDKRHCSLPCVPDDILRYSRSLEELLLDANHIRDLPKNFFRLQKLRKLGLSDNEIHRLPPDIQNFENLVELDVSRNDIPDIPENIKNLRALQVADFSSNPIPRLPAGFVQLRNLTVLGLNDMSLTNLPPDFGSLEALQSLELRENLLKSLPESLSQLYKLERLDLGDNDIEVLPAHIGKLPALQELWLDHNQLQHLPPEIGELKTLACLDVSENRLEDLPEEIGGLESLTDLHLSQNVIEKLPDGLGELQKLTILKVDQNRLSTLNSNIGRCENLQELILTENFLLELPVTIGKLHNLNNLNVDRNSLQSLPTEIGNLKQLGVLSLRDNKLQYLPVEVGQCTALHVLDVSGNRLQYLPYSLINLNLKAVWLSKNQAQPMLTFQTDVDEETGQEVLICFLLPQLEIHPDDSGRIGMLGGMRNVIQDGEIRELGSSDDEGWQEKEASRTHSVKFTDEPPETDKETPFVRQNTPHPKELKAKAHKLFSKGKNDSRSASTDEQDVSQTFGLDKTETDISTKSNDLTTETIEQESLQPESIENAQKETIPGIAADNADFQSNNEPEIVSNQYITESNTDVRTEGSISESKDINDKDEEESENEETQRHVEFSIVEGTDYDGSGDSNRPNRLHRRDTPHHLKNKRIHTAIDKEKVASIIAQALTKKNDEISTSTSAPAEPTENFDAQSQGAISDAEPTIEVREEQYEIHIERTTGGLGLSIAGGIGSTPFKGDDEGIFISRVTEGGPADLAGLKVEDKVLSVNGVSVVNVGHYDAVEVLKACGRVLVLVVQREVTRIVPPYEQVSSRKDSACSSLSTSRAPSATSHVSSTGLPHNLENGDALPHDAIKSKKIPEPISSTKAGNEPMVSVLVHTTLIRDQNGLGFSIAGGEGSPPFKDNSDAIYISRITDGGVAQKDGKLLVGDKVISINGVEMRGAKHEQAVALLTGLERFVRLVVEREIPLSQANAATVVTPSEKSPRVIGAPRPYTGLYNANSYIANRPGYTGYRRSIDADRTLSPSPTSKTPPPMKIETTELPKMNGVTESGNIKNVSSISPSPTNSQPHPQPAPRHSISQPTITPTTTTSSTPTSSTEPRSTSPQEDIQVPKPITNEEFQAMIPAHFLRPPTSSPSPDSHQGPIVTVTIKQPDNLPGDVNFPPAPTTLGKVTETITKSTLTETVVTRVTENQLVPPVIIEDVILVKEGSLGFSIIGGTDHSCTPFGAKEPGIFISHVVPGGIAAKSGKLRMGDRILKVNGTDVTKATHQEAVMELLRPGDQIVLTVQHDPLPENYQLVEIEYIPVTELVITKEPGEKLGMHIKGGLRGQKGNPLDHTDEGVFISKINSGGAAKRDGRLKVGMRLLEVNGTSLLGATHQEAVNILRCSGNTITLVVCKGYDKSEIEPVLPLSDGRDSKESRTSKELKDPAAEGTKSLSQSISSLDRDDEEAATLRQEQEMKAELVAWEQEERERALLEHREKSTPEKVLDVVRAAESLVSKSSSPVDMVVPPKSPGGTKDLKTTTIVMSKHTLAPQNTNSLSKERDGTSVDNPSPQSPVSTFTSSMNFDRTTAVQSLPSPKKKRSIPKHSITFADLPPSSRKEPINYPTSTNEYPSSLHDNRYISDPQITSYKKVYQNPIQTTQYSSRSKLPPTPLTAPPSMGDYGTSVPFDKRQNARSVGGSNQVELSPTPSPTPPLVKMSVSDKKKLFESAMEEHLKPSPKPEKVFSFLSQDEVEKMKQEEEKKIATLTRDELKSWAQLDENEGLEDLEETLEDQDNQRPNVHARYLAVAD from the exons ATATACCAGACATTCCTGAGAACATCAAGAATTTACGGGCACTTCAGGTGGCGGATTTCAGCAGTAATCCAATTCCAAG ACTTCCAGCAGGGTTCGTGCAATTAAGAAACTTAACTGTTTTGGGACTCAATGATATGTCCCTTACGAATCTACCGCCTGATTTCGGAAG CTTGGAGGCGTTGCAGTCATTGGAGTTGAGGGAAAATTTGCTCAAATCCTTGCCGGAATCGCTTTCCCAACTTTATAAATTGGAGCGGCTGGATCTTGGTGACAATGACATTGAAGTTTTA CCAGCACATATAGGAAAATTACCAGCATTACAAGAATTGTGGTTGGATCATAATCAGTTGCAACATTTACCACCGGAAATCGGAGAATTGAAAACGTTAGCATGCCTGGACGTATCTGAAAACCGTCTGGAAGATCTTCCGGAAGAAATAGGAGGTTTAGAATCTTTAACAGATTTACATTTATCGCAAAAtgttattgaaaaattgcCTGATGGTCTTGGAGAATTACAGAAACTTACTATACTCAAAGTCGATCAAAATAGGCTTTCTACTCTAAATTCAAATATAGGCAG GTGTGAGAACTTACAAGAATTAATTCTTACggaaaattttcttctcgaACTGCCTGTAACTATAGGAAAACTTCATAATCTAAACAATTTAAATGTAGATAGAAATAGTTTGCAGTCGCTTCCTACGGAAATTG gaaatttaaaacaattggGTGTACTGTCTTTAAGAGATAACAAACTGCAGTATCTTCCTGTCGAAGTTGGACAATGTACAGCTCTTCATGTGTTGGATGTCTCAGGCAAtag ATTACAGTACTTGCCATATTCCTTGATCAATTTGAACTTAAAGGCAGTATGGTTAAGTAAGAATCAAGCACAACCAATGCTTACTTTTCAGACAGACGTTGATGAGGAAACAGGGCAAGAAgtattaatttgttttcttttgcCACAATTGGAAATCCATCCAGATG ATTCGGGAAGAATTGGTATGCTTGGTGGTATGAGAAATGTTATTCAAGATGGCGAAATACGTGAGCTTGGTAGTAGCGATGATGAAGGCTGGCAAGAAAAAGAAGCGTCGCGAACGCATTCCGTGAAATTTACGGATGAACCTCCGGAAACTGATAAGGAG ACACCATTCGTACGACAAAATACCCCTCATCCAAAAGAATTAAAAGCAAAAGCTCATAAATTATTTAGTAAAGGAAAAAATGACAGCCGATCAGCATCTACAGATGAGCag GATGTTTCTCAAACATTTGGTTTGGATAAAACCGAGACTGATATTTCAACAAAGTCCAACGATTTGACTACAGAGACTATAGAGCAAGAATCGTTACAACCTGAATCTATAGAAAATGCACAAAAAGAAACCATACCTGGAATAGCGGCTGATAATGCAGATTTTCAGTCCAACAATGAACCAGAAATAGTTTCTAATCAATATATCACAGAATCTAatact gaTGTGAGGACTGAAGGTTCAATATCTGAAtcaaaagatataaatgaCAAAGATGAGGAAGAAtctgaaaatgaagaaacacAAAGACATGTCGAATTTTCTATCGTAGAAGGTACTGATTATGATGGTAGTGGTGATTCAAATAGACCAAATAGACTCCATCGTAGAGATACTCCACATCacttgaaaaataaacgaatccACACAGCAAtagataaagaaaaagtagCTTCCATTATTGCGCAG GCACttacgaagaaaaatgacgaaaTCTCCACATCCACGTCAGCACCTGCAGAACCCACAGAAAATTTTGACGCTCAAAGTCAAG GTGCGATTTCTGATGCTGAGCCGACGATAGAAGTGCGAGAGGAACAATACGAAATTCATATCGAAAGAACGACAGGTGGTCTTGGATTATCAATAGCTGGTGGAATTGGTTCAACCCCTTTTAAGGGTGATGATGAAGGCATTTTTATTTCCAGAGTCACAGAAG GTGGACCTGCAGACTTAGCAGGTTTAAAAGTGGAGGATAAAGTATTGTCTGTAAATGGTGTTTCAGTAGTAAACGTAGGTCATTATGATGCTGTGGAAGTTTTGAAAGCTTGTGGACGTGTCCTTGTATTAGTGGTTCAAAGAGAAGTTACGAGGATAGTGCCACCATATGAACAG GTATCGTCGAGAAAAGACTCAGCGTGCTCTAGTTTAAGTACCAGTAGAGCTCCAAGTGCGACGTCTCATGTTTCATCTACAGGTTTACCgcataatttagaaaatggtGATGCTTTACCTCATGATGCTAttaag TCTAAGAAAATCCCTGAACCTATATCATCAACAAAGGCGGGCAATGAACCAATGGTATCTGTTCTGGTTCACACGACATTAATACGGGACCAAAATGGGCTTGGATTTAGTATTGCCGGTGGAGAGGGTTCTCCACCATTCAAAGACAATAGCGAT gcgatatatatttcaagaatAACCGATGGTGGTGTGGCACAAAAAGATGGCAAATTATTAGTTGGAGACAAAGTAATATCT attaaTGGAGTTGAAATGAGAGGAGCCAAACATGAGCAAGCAGTTGCTTTATTAACAGGTTTGGAAAGATTCGTTCGATTAGTGGTCGAACGTGAAATTCCACTTTCGCAAGCAAATGCAGCCACAGTTGTAACACCTTCAGAAAAGTCACCACGAGTGATCGGTGCACCTAGACCATATACAGGATTATATAACGCCAATAGTTATATAGCAAATAGACCGGGTTACACCGGTTATCGACGTTCTATCGATGCTGATAGGACTCTATCGCCAAGTCCTACTTCGAAAACGCCTCCGCCTATGAAAATTGAAACTACTGAGCTACCGAAAATGAATGGTGTTACAGAATCAGGAAATATTAAGAACGTTTCTTCGATATCACCAAGTCCAACAAATAGCCAACCACATCCACAACCTGCCCCCAGGCATAGCATTTCGCAACCTACAATTACACCCACGACAACTACAAGCTCAACGCCCACATCTTCTACAGAACCTAGGTCAACCTCACCCCAGGAAGACATACAGGTACCGAAGCCTATCACCAACGAAGAATTTCAAGCCATGATACCTGCTCATTTCCTTCGTCCCCCTACTTCCTCACCATCACCAGATTCCCATCAAGGCCCTATCGTGACAGTGACAATAAAGCAGCCTGATAATCTACCTGGAGACGTCAATTTTCCTCCGGCTCCTACCACACTTGGTAAAGTTACTGAGACCATCACAAAGAGCACTCTCACCGAGACCGTCGTAACTAGGGTGACTGAAAATCAATTGGTACCACCAGTAATTATTGAG gaTGTAATTCTTGTAAAAGAAGGATCCCTAGGATTCAGTATTATTGGCGGTACAGATCATTCGTGTACTCCATTTGGTGCAAAAGAGCctggaatttttatatctcat GTTGTGCCTGGTGGTATAGCTGCAAAATCTGGTAAATTGAGAATGGGTGATAGGATACTAAAGGTAAATGGTACTGATGTAACAAAAGCTACTCATCAAGAGGCTGTGATGGAACTTTTGCGACCAGGCGATCAAATAGTGCTTACTGTCCAACATGATCCACTACCAGAAAATTATCAG CTGGTCGAAATAGAGTACATCCCTGTGACA GAATTAGTTATTACAAAAGAACCAGGCGAAAAATTGGGCATGCACATTAAAGGAGGACTTCGAGGACAAAAAGGAAATCCCCTTGATCATACAGATGAAGGGGTGTTTATATCCAAAATCAATTCAGGTGGTGCAGCTAAAAGAGATGGAAGACTGAAG gTTGGAATGAGACTACTAGAAGTCAATGGGACGTCGCTGTTAGGTGCGACTCATCAAGAAGCAGTAAATATATTACGGTGTTCAGGAAACACAATTACGTTAGTAGTTTGTAAAGGATATGATAAAAGTGAAATTGAACCAGTATTACCATTATCCGATGGTAGAGATTCTAAAGAATCTAGGACATCCAAGGAATTGAAGGATCCTGCAGCAGAGGGTACTAAATCATTATCGCAAAGTATATCTAGTTTGGATCGCGATGATGAAGAAGCAGCAACTCTCAGACAAGAGCAAGAAATGAAAGCTGAACTTGTAGCATGGGaacaagaagaaagagaacgtGCTTTGCTTGAACATAGAGAAAAATCTACCCCTGAAAAA GTATTAGATGTAGTAAGAGCAGCCGAATCATTAGTAAGCAAATCAAGTAGTCCGGTTGATATGGTTGTACCACCAAAGTCACCTGGTGGTACAAAAGATCTCAAAACAACCACTATTGTGATGAGCAAACACACTTTAGCACCTCAAAATACAAAT TCACTGAGCAAAGAGAGAGATGGAACATCAGTGGACAATCCATCGCCACAATCTCCGGTCTCTACTTTTACTTCATCAATGAATTTTGATCGCACTACTGCTGTCCAAAGCTTGCCCTCTCCAAAGAAAAAACGTTCCATACCGAAACATAGTATTACATTCGCTGATCTTCCTCCCAGTTCTAGAAAAGAACCAATTAATTATCCAACTTCAACAAATGAATATCCTTCATCTTTGCATGATAATAGATATATTTCTGATCCTCAAATTACTTCTTATAAGAAAGTCTATCAAAATCCTATCCAAACTACTCAGTACTCATCTCGTTCCAAACTTCCTCCTACTCCTTTGACTGCTCCTCCATCCATGGGAGATTATGGCACTTCAGTCCCTTTTGATAAACGACAGAACGCACGCTCTGTTGGTGGGAGTAATCAGGTTGAG cTTTCACCAACACCATCACCAACACCACCTTTAGTGAAGATGTCAGTTagtgataaaaagaaattgtttgaaaGTGCCATGGAGGAACATTTGAAACCTTCCCCTAAGCCAg AAAAAGTATTCAGTTTTCTAAGTCAAGATGAAgttgaaaaaatgaaacaagaaGAAG AAAAAAAGATAGCTACTCTAACGCGTGATGAATTAAAATCATGGGCTCAACTCGATGAAAACGAAGGCTTGGAAGATTTAGAGGAAACATTAGAAGATCAGGATAACCAGCGACCTAA TGTGCATGCTCGTTACCTTGCAGTAGCCGACTGA